GACGCGCCCTTCGAACTCGAAGTGGTCGAGAACACCCAGTAACGCGGTACGCCCGGTCCTCGCCGTTTCACTCGCTGGAACGGCACGCGGGGTTTTTGCCCGACGGGCGGCTAGGACGGACGTGTCGATCGAGAACGACCTGTGGTACCTCATCGGCAGCGTTCGTGGGGGCGAAAACCGGATCCGGATCATCCGGCTGCTCGAGGAGCGACCCCACAACGCCAACCAACTCGCGGGACGACTCGGCCTGAGTTACAACACCGTCCGGTACCACCTCGACCGGTTGTGCGAGCACGGCATCGTCGAGGCCGGCGGCCAGCGCTACGGGGAGCTGTACCACCTGACCGAGCGCTTCGAGCGCCACCGGGAGGCCTTCGAGGCGGTCACCGAGCGGGCCGGCTGATCGCCGGTCGGTCGCGAAGCTTTATCAGGTCCGGGGCGTTCACTCCGGGTATGAGCGTCGCTGGGCCGGTAGTACGTCGGTAGTTCCCGCTTCGACAACGCAATTCACTTACGCTCACTGGAGAGACTCAGGACATGGACGATAGTTACGACCCCGGCGCGATCGAGCCACGGTGGCGCGAACGCTGGGCCGACGAGGACGTGTATCGCTACGACGGAGACGAAAAGCGCCCCGAGTACGTCATCGACACGCCGCCGCCGTACCCGAC
The DNA window shown above is from Halalkalicoccus jeotgali B3 and carries:
- a CDS encoding ArsR/SmtB family transcription factor; translation: MENDLWYLIGSVRGGENRIRIIRLLEERPHNANQLAGRLGLSYNTVRYHLDRLCEHGIVEAGGQRYGELYHLTERFERHREAFEAVTERAG